The proteins below come from a single Kosakonia sp. SMBL-WEM22 genomic window:
- the msrQ gene encoding protein-methionine-sulfoxide reductase heme-binding subunit MsrQ, with protein MRLTAKQITWLKVALHLAGFLPLLWLFWAANQGYFSADPAKDIQHFTGRMALKFLLASLLVAPLARYGKQPLLIRTRRLLGLWCFAWASLHLVSYTLLELGINNLALLGQELVTRPYLTLGAVSWLILLALAATSTQWAQRKLGRRWQTLHNFVYLVAILAPVHYLWSVKILSPQPIIYAAAALILLALRYKKFRQWWR; from the coding sequence GTGCGGTTAACGGCAAAACAGATCACATGGCTTAAAGTGGCGCTACATCTTGCCGGCTTCCTGCCGCTGCTCTGGCTCTTCTGGGCGGCGAACCAGGGCTACTTCAGCGCCGATCCGGCAAAAGATATCCAACATTTCACTGGCAGGATGGCGTTGAAGTTTCTGCTTGCCAGCCTGCTCGTCGCTCCGCTGGCGCGCTACGGTAAGCAGCCGCTATTAATTCGCACGCGCAGGCTGCTTGGGCTGTGGTGTTTTGCGTGGGCCAGCTTACATTTGGTCAGCTATACGCTGCTGGAACTGGGCATTAATAACCTGGCTTTACTGGGACAGGAGCTGGTCACCCGCCCCTATTTAACGCTTGGCGCAGTCAGTTGGCTGATCTTGCTGGCGCTGGCGGCTACCTCGACGCAGTGGGCGCAGCGTAAACTGGGCAGACGCTGGCAAACATTGCACAACTTCGTCTATCTGGTGGCGATCCTCGCACCTGTTCACTACCTCTGGTCGGTGAAAATCCTCTCTCCACAGCCCATTATCTACGCGGCTGCCGCGCTGATATTGTTAGCTTTACGTTACAAGAAGTTCCGCCAATGGTGGCGTTAG
- the aroQ gene encoding type II 3-dehydroquinate dehydratase gives MADKFQILVLNGPNLNMLGTREPEKYGTLTLEEIVNSLRTESASLNVELTHFQSNAEYAIIDRIHQAKDVTDFILINPAAFTHTSVAIRDALLAVNIPFIEIHLSNVHAREPFRHHSYLSDIAVGVICGLGADGYSYALQTAVKRLSQSH, from the coding sequence ATGGCTGATAAGTTCCAGATACTGGTGTTGAACGGACCGAACCTCAATATGCTCGGTACGCGGGAGCCGGAGAAGTACGGCACGCTGACGCTCGAAGAGATTGTTAATTCTTTGAGAACAGAAAGCGCGTCGCTCAATGTGGAACTGACGCATTTTCAGTCAAACGCGGAGTACGCAATCATCGACCGTATTCATCAGGCTAAAGACGTAACTGACTTCATCCTGATTAATCCGGCCGCGTTTACGCACACCAGTGTCGCTATCCGTGATGCGTTGCTGGCGGTGAATATCCCGTTTATCGAGATCCACCTCAGCAATGTACATGCGCGGGAGCCGTTCCGCCACCACTCTTATCTCTCGGATATTGCCGTTGGCGTTATCTGCGGGCTTGGTGCGGACGGTTATTCATACGCTTTACAGACGGCGGTAAAACGCCTGTCACAATCACACTAA
- the accB gene encoding acetyl-CoA carboxylase biotin carboxyl carrier protein — MDIRKIKKLIELVEESGISELEISEGEESVRISRSAPAASFPMMQQAYAAPMMQQQPALANAVATTATVEAPAAAAEISGHIVRSPMVGTFYRTPSPDAKAFIEIGQKVNVGDTLCIVEAMKMMNQIEADKSGVVKAILVESGQPVEFDEPLVVIE; from the coding sequence ATGGATATTCGTAAGATTAAAAAACTGATCGAGCTGGTTGAAGAATCAGGCATCTCCGAACTGGAAATTTCCGAAGGCGAAGAGTCTGTGCGCATCAGCCGCAGCGCGCCTGCCGCAAGTTTCCCGATGATGCAGCAGGCTTACGCCGCGCCGATGATGCAACAACAGCCTGCCCTGGCGAACGCTGTCGCGACGACAGCCACAGTAGAAGCACCGGCAGCCGCAGCAGAAATCAGTGGTCACATCGTACGTTCCCCGATGGTCGGAACCTTCTATCGCACCCCGAGCCCGGATGCGAAAGCCTTTATCGAAATTGGCCAGAAAGTTAACGTGGGCGACACCCTCTGCATCGTTGAAGCGATGAAAATGATGAACCAGATCGAAGCCGATAAATCAGGCGTGGTGAAAGCCATTCTGGTCGAGAGTGGCCAACCGGTTGAATTTGACGAGCCGCTGGTCGTCATCGAGTAA
- the accC gene encoding acetyl-CoA carboxylase biotin carboxylase subunit → MLDKIVIANRGEIALRILRACKELGIKTVAVHSTADRDLKHVLLADETVCIGPAPSVKSYLNIPAIISAAEITGAVAIHPGYGFLSENANFAEQVERSGFIFIGPKADTIRLMGDKVSAINAMKKAGVPCVPGSDGPLGDDVDANRAHAKRIGYPVIIKASGGGGGRGMRVVRKDADLAQSIAMTRAEAKAAFNNDMVYMEKYLENPRHVEIQVLADGQGNAIYLAERDCSMQRRHQKVVEEAPAPGITPELRRYIGERCAKACVDIGYRGAGTFEFLFENGEFYFIEMNTRIQVEHPVTEMITGVDLIKEQLRIAAGQPLSITQEEVVIKGHAVECRINAEDPNTFLPSPGKITRFHAPGGFGVRWESHIYAGYTVPPYYDSMIGKLICYGESRDVAIARMKNALQELIIDGIKTNVDLQMRIMTDENFQHGGTNIHYLEKKLGLQEK, encoded by the coding sequence ATGCTGGATAAAATTGTTATCGCCAACCGCGGCGAGATCGCACTGCGAATCCTTCGTGCCTGTAAAGAGCTGGGCATTAAGACCGTCGCTGTGCACTCCACGGCGGATCGCGATTTAAAACACGTATTACTGGCGGACGAAACGGTCTGTATCGGTCCGGCACCGTCCGTTAAAAGTTATTTGAATATCCCGGCGATCATTTCTGCGGCCGAAATCACCGGCGCAGTGGCGATTCACCCGGGTTATGGCTTCCTCTCTGAGAACGCCAACTTCGCTGAACAGGTTGAGCGCTCCGGCTTTATCTTTATCGGCCCGAAAGCTGACACCATCCGCCTGATGGGCGACAAAGTGTCCGCAATCAACGCGATGAAGAAAGCGGGCGTACCTTGCGTACCTGGCTCTGACGGCCCGCTGGGCGACGACGTTGACGCTAACCGCGCCCATGCAAAACGCATCGGCTACCCGGTTATCATCAAAGCCTCCGGCGGCGGCGGCGGTCGCGGTATGCGCGTTGTGCGCAAAGACGCCGACCTGGCGCAGTCCATTGCCATGACCCGCGCGGAAGCGAAAGCGGCGTTCAATAACGACATGGTCTACATGGAGAAGTATCTGGAAAATCCTCGCCACGTCGAGATCCAGGTGCTGGCGGATGGTCAGGGTAACGCGATCTATCTGGCCGAGCGTGACTGCTCCATGCAGCGTCGCCACCAGAAAGTGGTTGAAGAGGCACCGGCTCCGGGCATCACGCCGGAACTGCGTCGCTACATCGGTGAGCGTTGTGCGAAAGCCTGTGTTGATATCGGCTATCGCGGCGCGGGTACCTTCGAGTTCCTGTTTGAGAACGGCGAGTTCTACTTTATTGAGATGAACACCCGTATTCAGGTAGAGCACCCGGTAACCGAAATGATCACCGGCGTTGACCTGATTAAAGAGCAGCTGCGTATCGCTGCCGGTCAGCCGCTCTCCATCACTCAGGAAGAGGTGGTGATCAAAGGCCATGCGGTTGAATGCCGTATTAACGCCGAAGATCCCAACACCTTCCTGCCGAGCCCGGGCAAAATCACGCGCTTCCATGCGCCAGGTGGTTTTGGCGTGCGTTGGGAATCGCATATCTACGCCGGTTATACCGTACCGCCGTATTACGACTCCATGATCGGCAAGCTCATCTGCTACGGCGAGAGCCGTGATGTGGCAATTGCACGCATGAAGAATGCGCTGCAGGAGCTGATTATCGACGGGATTAAAACCAACGTCGATCTGCAGATGCGCATTATGACCGACGAGAACTTCCAGCACGGTGGAACCAATATCCACTACCTGGAGAAGAAGCTCGGTCTGCAGGAAAAATAA
- a CDS encoding YhdT family protein: protein MDNRFVQAHTEARWALWLTLLYLAAWLVCAYLPDSAQGITGLPHWFEMACLLTPLVFVLLCWAMVRFIFRDIPLEDKDAN, encoded by the coding sequence ATGGACAACCGTTTTGTTCAGGCACACACTGAGGCCCGCTGGGCGCTGTGGCTGACCCTTCTCTATCTTGCTGCCTGGTTAGTGTGTGCTTACCTACCGGACTCGGCGCAGGGCATCACCGGTTTACCCCACTGGTTTGAAATGGCCTGCCTGTTAACGCCGCTGGTATTTGTGCTGCTCTGCTGGGCGATGGTGCGTTTTATCTTCCGTGATATCCCGCTGGAGGATAAGGATGCAAACTGA
- the panF gene encoding sodium/pantothenate symporter, producing the protein MQTEIIAVLVIYLFIVFGLSFYAMRQRSSGTFLSEYFLGSRSMGGFVLAMTLTATYVSASSFIGGPGAAYKFGLGWVLLAMIQVPTIWLSLGILGKKFAILARRYNAITLNDMLMARYQSRAVVWLASISLLVAFVGAIAVQFIGGARLLETAAGIKYESGLLIFGITIALYTAFGGFRASVLNDTMQGMVMLIGTLVLLAGVIHAAGGLHHAVDTLRQIDPKLVSPHGASDILTPAFMTSFWVLVCFGVIGLPHTAVRCISYKDSKSVHRGIIIGTIVIALLMLGMHLAGALGRAVLPHLSVPDQVIPTLMVEVLPPWAAGLFLAAPMAAIMSNVNAHLLQASATIIKDLWLSAQPTKIRHESRLKRISTATTLILGVLMMLAAWRPPEMIIWLNLLAFGGLEAVFLWPLVLGLYWERACAAGALSAMIVGGVLYAVLATLNIQYLGFHPIVPSLLLSLLAFVVGNRFGRPVPQATSLSANQ; encoded by the coding sequence ATGCAAACTGAAATTATCGCCGTGCTGGTGATCTACCTGTTCATCGTTTTCGGCCTCTCCTTCTATGCCATGCGCCAGCGCAGCAGCGGCACCTTTCTGAGCGAGTATTTCCTCGGTAGCCGCTCAATGGGCGGATTCGTGCTGGCAATGACCCTGACGGCGACCTATGTCAGCGCCAGCTCCTTTATCGGCGGCCCGGGCGCTGCCTATAAATTTGGTCTAGGTTGGGTACTGCTGGCGATGATCCAGGTCCCGACCATCTGGCTCTCGCTCGGTATTTTGGGCAAAAAATTTGCCATTCTTGCCCGCCGGTATAACGCTATCACCCTTAACGATATGCTGATGGCACGCTATCAAAGTCGGGCGGTGGTGTGGCTCGCCAGCATCAGTCTACTGGTGGCGTTTGTCGGGGCGATTGCCGTGCAGTTTATCGGTGGCGCACGTCTGCTGGAGACGGCAGCCGGCATCAAATATGAGTCTGGCCTGTTGATTTTCGGCATCACCATTGCGCTTTACACTGCCTTTGGCGGTTTTCGTGCCAGCGTACTGAACGACACCATGCAGGGAATGGTGATGCTGATCGGCACGCTTGTTCTGCTGGCGGGCGTGATCCACGCGGCGGGCGGCCTGCATCATGCGGTAGATACCCTGCGGCAGATAGACCCGAAACTGGTCAGCCCGCACGGCGCAAGCGACATCCTGACTCCGGCCTTTATGACCTCCTTCTGGGTGCTGGTCTGCTTCGGCGTGATTGGTCTGCCGCATACCGCCGTGCGCTGCATCTCTTATAAAGACAGCAAATCGGTGCATCGCGGCATTATTATCGGCACCATTGTGATTGCGCTATTAATGCTCGGTATGCACCTGGCGGGCGCGCTAGGCCGGGCGGTGCTGCCGCATCTCTCGGTGCCGGATCAGGTGATCCCGACCTTAATGGTGGAAGTGCTGCCACCGTGGGCGGCGGGGCTGTTTCTCGCCGCGCCGATGGCGGCGATCATGTCCAACGTCAACGCCCACCTGCTACAGGCTTCAGCAACCATCATTAAAGATCTGTGGCTCAGTGCCCAACCGACTAAAATTCGTCATGAGTCGCGCCTGAAGCGTATTTCGACGGCAACCACACTGATCCTCGGCGTGCTGATGATGCTGGCAGCATGGCGTCCGCCGGAGATGATCATCTGGCTGAACCTGCTGGCCTTCGGCGGTCTTGAAGCCGTGTTCCTGTGGCCGCTGGTGCTGGGGCTTTACTGGGAGCGCGCGTGTGCCGCAGGCGCGCTTAGCGCCATGATTGTCGGCGGCGTGCTGTATGCCGTGCTCGCCACCCTGAATATTCAGTACCTGGGCTTTCATCCGATCGTGCCCTCGCTGCTGCTGAGTTTGCTGGCCTTCGTGGTCGGGAACCGTTTTGGTCGCCCGGTGCCGCAGGCTACTTCCCTTTCTGCTAATCAATAA
- the prmA gene encoding 50S ribosomal protein L11 methyltransferase, translated as MPWIQLKLNTTGAHAEDLSDALMEAGAVSITFQDTHDTPVFEPLPGETRLWGDTDVIGLFDAETEMAEVVAQLAFHPLLGEGFAHKIEQLEDKDWEREWMDNFHPMRFGERLWICPSWRDVPDENAVNVMLDPGLAFGTGTHPTTSLCLQWLDGLDLAGKTVIDFGCGSGILAIAALKLGAAKAIGIDIDPQAIQASRDNAERNGVSDRLELYLPEDQPAEMKADVVVANILAGPLRELAPLISVLPVAGGLLGLSGILASQAQSVCEAYADLFNLDPVVEKEEWCRITGQKK; from the coding sequence ATGCCATGGATCCAACTGAAACTGAACACCACCGGCGCGCATGCTGAAGATCTGAGCGACGCTCTGATGGAAGCAGGCGCAGTCTCCATTACCTTTCAGGACACGCACGATACGCCCGTGTTTGAGCCACTGCCGGGCGAGACCCGCCTGTGGGGCGATACCGATGTGATTGGCCTGTTTGACGCCGAAACAGAGATGGCGGAGGTAGTGGCCCAACTCGCTTTCCATCCGCTGCTGGGCGAAGGCTTCGCGCACAAAATTGAGCAGCTGGAAGATAAAGACTGGGAACGCGAGTGGATGGATAACTTCCACCCAATGCGCTTTGGCGAGCGGCTGTGGATCTGCCCGAGCTGGCGCGACGTGCCGGATGAAAATGCCGTCAACGTGATGCTCGATCCTGGCCTGGCTTTCGGCACCGGCACTCATCCGACAACGTCACTCTGCCTGCAGTGGCTCGACGGCCTCGATCTGGCGGGCAAAACGGTGATCGATTTTGGCTGCGGCTCCGGTATTCTGGCGATCGCTGCCCTGAAGCTTGGCGCGGCGAAAGCGATTGGGATCGATATCGATCCGCAGGCGATCCAGGCGAGCCGCGATAACGCCGAGCGCAATGGCGTGTCAGACCGCCTTGAACTCTATTTGCCGGAGGATCAGCCCGCGGAGATGAAAGCCGATGTGGTGGTCGCGAATATCCTCGCCGGCCCGCTGCGTGAGCTGGCACCGCTAATTAGTGTTCTACCTGTTGCGGGCGGTCTGCTCGGGTTGTCGGGTATTCTTGCCAGCCAGGCGCAAAGCGTCTGCGAGGCTTACGCCGATCTTTTCAACCTCGATCCGGTGGTTGAAAAAGAGGAGTGGTGCCGGATCACCGGTCAGAAAAAATAG
- a CDS encoding carbonic anhydrase family protein yields MSLRIAKTALAIASLFPLISWSAHWSYEGATSPEHWSELSREFQTCQSGKNQSPIDIANIVTARLKPFKSHYRESPTLLINNGHTLQASFTHNLNTIELMGTLSHLQQFHFHAPSEHTLHGKHAPLEMHLVHTSAKGDITVVAVLFAIGAANRELAALWQHIPERGASTALTAQRIDMSALLPRDKTYWRFSGSLTTPPCSEGVTWLVMKRTLTLSAQQLAQFKSAIGHANNRPTQQLYGRLVIE; encoded by the coding sequence ATGTCACTTCGTATAGCAAAAACAGCGCTTGCGATAGCAAGCCTGTTTCCTCTCATCTCATGGTCGGCTCACTGGAGTTATGAAGGCGCAACGTCACCCGAGCACTGGAGTGAGTTAAGTCGGGAGTTTCAGACTTGCCAAAGCGGTAAAAACCAGTCGCCAATTGATATTGCTAATATTGTTACTGCACGCCTTAAGCCATTTAAAAGCCACTACCGTGAAAGCCCTACTCTCCTGATAAATAATGGTCATACGCTGCAAGCCAGCTTTACCCATAACCTCAACACTATTGAGTTGATGGGCACCCTCTCACACCTGCAGCAATTCCACTTCCACGCCCCCAGTGAACACACCCTACATGGCAAACATGCGCCGCTGGAGATGCATCTGGTACATACCTCCGCGAAAGGCGATATCACCGTTGTTGCGGTGCTGTTTGCAATAGGGGCAGCCAATCGAGAACTGGCAGCGCTGTGGCAGCATATCCCGGAGCGGGGAGCTTCTACTGCGCTGACGGCGCAGCGCATTGATATGTCGGCGCTGCTGCCGCGTGATAAGACCTACTGGCGCTTTAGCGGATCGTTGACTACGCCGCCCTGCTCAGAAGGGGTAACCTGGCTGGTGATGAAACGCACCCTGACACTCTCTGCCCAGCAGCTTGCCCAGTTCAAATCTGCGATTGGGCATGCCAATAACCGTCCGACACAGCAGCTTTATGGTCGGCTGGTAATCGAATAG
- the dusB gene encoding tRNA dihydrouridine synthase DusB, whose product MRIGHHQLRNRLIAAPMAGITDRPFRTLCYEMGAGLTVSEMMSSNPQVWESDKSRLRMVHIDEPGIRTVQIAGSDPEEMAQAARINVESGAQIIDINMGCPAKKVNRKLAGSALLQHPDLVKSILTAVVGAVDVPVTLKIRTGWAPEHRNCVEIAQLAEECGIQALTIHGRTRACLFNGEAEYDTIRAVKQKVSIPIIANGDITDPLKARAVLDYTGADALMIGRAAQGRPWIFREIQHYLDTGELLAPLPLAEVKRLLCAHVRELHDFYGQAKGYRIARKHVSWYLQEHAPNDQFRRTFNAIENSSEQLEALEAYFENFA is encoded by the coding sequence ATGCGCATCGGACACCACCAGCTTAGAAATCGCCTGATCGCAGCGCCCATGGCTGGCATTACTGACAGACCATTCCGGACGCTGTGTTATGAGATGGGGGCCGGTTTAACCGTATCCGAGATGATGTCGTCTAACCCGCAGGTTTGGGAAAGCGACAAATCACGACTGCGGATGGTGCACATTGATGAGCCCGGTATTCGAACCGTGCAAATTGCGGGCAGCGACCCCGAAGAGATGGCCCAAGCCGCACGTATTAATGTGGAAAGTGGCGCTCAAATTATTGATATCAATATGGGCTGTCCGGCTAAAAAGGTGAATCGCAAGCTTGCAGGTTCCGCCCTGTTGCAGCACCCGGATTTGGTGAAATCGATCCTCACCGCGGTGGTTGGCGCAGTGGATGTTCCTGTAACCCTGAAGATTCGCACAGGCTGGGCCCCTGAGCACCGTAACTGCGTAGAGATTGCCCAACTGGCTGAAGAGTGTGGCATTCAGGCTCTGACCATTCATGGACGCACCCGCGCCTGTCTGTTCAATGGAGAAGCTGAGTACGACACGATTCGGGCAGTTAAGCAGAAAGTTTCCATTCCGATTATCGCGAATGGCGACATTACTGACCCGCTTAAAGCCAGAGCTGTGCTCGACTATACGGGGGCGGATGCCCTGATGATAGGCCGCGCAGCTCAGGGAAGACCCTGGATCTTTCGGGAAATCCAGCACTATCTGGACACTGGGGAGCTGCTGGCTCCGCTGCCACTGGCAGAGGTTAAGCGCTTGCTTTGCGCTCACGTTCGGGAGCTGCATGACTTTTACGGTCAGGCAAAAGGTTACCGAATCGCGCGTAAACACGTCTCCTGGTATCTCCAGGAGCACGCCCCAAATGACCAGTTTCGGCGCACATTCAACGCCATTGAGAATTCCAGCGAACAGCTGGAGGCGTTGGAGGCATACTTCGAAAATTTTGCGTAA
- the fis gene encoding DNA-binding transcriptional regulator Fis, whose translation MFEQRVNSDVLTVSTVNSQDQVTQKPLRDSVKQALKNYFAQLNGQDVNDLYELVLAEVEQPLLDMVMQYTRGNQTRAALMMGINRGTLRKKLKKYGMN comes from the coding sequence ATGTTCGAACAACGCGTAAATTCTGACGTACTGACCGTTTCTACCGTTAACTCTCAGGATCAGGTAACCCAAAAACCGCTCCGTGACTCGGTAAAACAGGCACTGAAGAACTATTTTGCTCAACTGAACGGTCAGGATGTGAATGACCTCTATGAGCTGGTACTGGCTGAAGTAGAACAGCCACTGTTGGACATGGTGATGCAATACACCCGTGGTAATCAGACCCGTGCGGCGCTGATGATGGGCATCAACCGCGGTACACTGCGTAAAAAACTGAAAAAATATGGCATGAACTGA
- a CDS encoding DUF2556 family protein, with amino-acid sequence MIRKYGWLLVFALSIFALDGLIMQWIEYLTTDINKCRNMNSVNPLKLVNCDSL; translated from the coding sequence ATGATTCGCAAATATGGGTGGCTGCTGGTTTTCGCTCTCTCGATCTTTGCGCTGGATGGCTTAATCATGCAGTGGATTGAGTACCTGACCACTGACATTAATAAATGCCGCAATATGAATTCCGTCAATCCACTCAAACTGGTTAACTGCGATTCTCTCTAA